One window of the Falco biarmicus isolate bFalBia1 chromosome 2, bFalBia1.pri, whole genome shotgun sequence genome contains the following:
- the GPR89B gene encoding Golgi pH regulator B isoform X1, with the protein MSFLIDSSIMVTSQVLFFGFGWLFFMRKLFKDYEVRQYVVQVIFSVTFAFSCTMFELIIFEILGVLNSSVLQMRQLTLSSRYFHWKLNLCVILLILVFMVPFYIGYFVVSNIRLLHRQKLLFACVLWLTFMYFFWKLGDPFPILSPKHGILSIEQLISRVGVIGVTLMALLSGFGAVNCPYTYMSYFLRNVTDADILALERRLLQTMDMIVSKKKRIAVAHRTMFQRGEVHNKPTGFWGMIKSVTTSVAGSENLSLIQQEVDALEELSRQLFLETADLHATKERIEYSKTFQGKYFNFLGYFFSIYCVWKIFMATINIVFDRVGKTDPVTRGIEITVNYLGIQFDVKFWSQHISFILVGIIIVTSIRGLLITLTKFFYAISSSKSSNVIVLLLAQIMGMYFVSSVLLIRMSMPLEYRTIITEVLGELQFNFYHRWFDVIFLVSALSSILFLYLAHKQAPEKHMAL; encoded by the exons GTGCTGTTCTTTGGATTTGGGTGGCTGTTCTTCATGCGTAAGCTCTTCAAGGATTATGAG GTACGACAGTATGTGGTCCAGGTGATCTTCTCTGTGACTTTTGCCTTCTCTTGTACCATGTTTGAACTCATCATCTTTGAGATTTTGGGAGTGCTGAACAGCAG TGTCTTGCAGATGAGACAACTGACTTTGAG CTCTCGATATTTTCACTGGAAGCTGAACCTGTGTGTCATTTTGCTCATCCTAGTCTTCATGGTACCCTTCTACATCGGTTACTTTGTTGTGAGCAATATCAGATTAT TGCACagacagaaactgctttttgcGTGTGTTCTGTGGTTGACATTCATGTATTTCTTCTGGAAGTTGGGGGATCCATTTCCTATCCTCAGCCCAAAACATG GAATCCTGTCTATAGAACAGCTCATCAGCCGTGTGGGTGTGATTGGGGTGACACTGATGGCGTTGCTGTCAGGATTTGGGGCTGTCAACTGTCCATACACTTACATGTCCTACTTTCTCAG GAATGTGACAGATGCAGATATTCTGGCTTTGGAGCGACGACTCCTTCAGACTATGGACATGATTgttagcaagaaaaaaag gaTAGCAGTGGCTCATAGGACAATGTTCCAGAGAGGAGAAGTGCATAACAAACCCACTGGCTTCTGGGGAATGATAAAAAGTGTTACAACATCTGTTGCAGGCAGTGAAA ATCTGTCCCTTATCCAGCAAGAAGTGGATGCCCTAGAAGAGCTGAGTCGGCAGCTTTTTCTGGAAACTGCTGACTTGCATGCAACAAAG GAGAGAATAGAATACTCCAAAACTTTTCAGGGAAAATACTTCAAttttttgggttattttttctccatctaTTGTGTCTGGAAAATCTTCATg GCAACCATCAATATTGTATTTGACCGTGTGGGGAAGACTGATCCAGTCACAAGAGGAATTGAGATCACTGTAAATTACCTGGGAATCCAATTTGAT GTAAAATTCTGGTCTCAGCACATTTCCTTTATTCTTGTTGGAATAATCATTGTTACCTCTATCAGAGGATTGTTAATCACACTTACAAAG TTCTTCTATGCCATTTCCAGCAGCAAGTCCTCCAATGTTATTGTTCTGCTTTTAGCACAGATAATG ggTATGTACTTTGTGTCATCAGTGCTCCTGATCCGGATGAGCATGCCTCTAGAGTATCGCACTATTATTACGGAAGTCCTGGGAGAGCTCCAGTTCAATTTTTATCATCGTTGGTTTGATGTGATATTCCTAGTTAGTGCACTGTCCAGTATCCTCTTTCTCTATTTAGCACACAAACAAGCCCCAGAAAAGCATATGGCCCTCTAA
- the GPR89B gene encoding Golgi pH regulator B isoform X2, translated as MSFLIDSSIMVTSQVLFFGFGWLFFMRKLFKDYEVRQYVVQVIFSVTFAFSCTMFELIIFEILGVLNSSSRYFHWKLNLCVILLILVFMVPFYIGYFVVSNIRLLHRQKLLFACVLWLTFMYFFWKLGDPFPILSPKHGILSIEQLISRVGVIGVTLMALLSGFGAVNCPYTYMSYFLRNVTDADILALERRLLQTMDMIVSKKKRIAVAHRTMFQRGEVHNKPTGFWGMIKSVTTSVAGSENLSLIQQEVDALEELSRQLFLETADLHATKERIEYSKTFQGKYFNFLGYFFSIYCVWKIFMATINIVFDRVGKTDPVTRGIEITVNYLGIQFDVKFWSQHISFILVGIIIVTSIRGLLITLTKFFYAISSSKSSNVIVLLLAQIMGMYFVSSVLLIRMSMPLEYRTIITEVLGELQFNFYHRWFDVIFLVSALSSILFLYLAHKQAPEKHMAL; from the exons GTGCTGTTCTTTGGATTTGGGTGGCTGTTCTTCATGCGTAAGCTCTTCAAGGATTATGAG GTACGACAGTATGTGGTCCAGGTGATCTTCTCTGTGACTTTTGCCTTCTCTTGTACCATGTTTGAACTCATCATCTTTGAGATTTTGGGAGTGCTGAACAGCAG CTCTCGATATTTTCACTGGAAGCTGAACCTGTGTGTCATTTTGCTCATCCTAGTCTTCATGGTACCCTTCTACATCGGTTACTTTGTTGTGAGCAATATCAGATTAT TGCACagacagaaactgctttttgcGTGTGTTCTGTGGTTGACATTCATGTATTTCTTCTGGAAGTTGGGGGATCCATTTCCTATCCTCAGCCCAAAACATG GAATCCTGTCTATAGAACAGCTCATCAGCCGTGTGGGTGTGATTGGGGTGACACTGATGGCGTTGCTGTCAGGATTTGGGGCTGTCAACTGTCCATACACTTACATGTCCTACTTTCTCAG GAATGTGACAGATGCAGATATTCTGGCTTTGGAGCGACGACTCCTTCAGACTATGGACATGATTgttagcaagaaaaaaag gaTAGCAGTGGCTCATAGGACAATGTTCCAGAGAGGAGAAGTGCATAACAAACCCACTGGCTTCTGGGGAATGATAAAAAGTGTTACAACATCTGTTGCAGGCAGTGAAA ATCTGTCCCTTATCCAGCAAGAAGTGGATGCCCTAGAAGAGCTGAGTCGGCAGCTTTTTCTGGAAACTGCTGACTTGCATGCAACAAAG GAGAGAATAGAATACTCCAAAACTTTTCAGGGAAAATACTTCAAttttttgggttattttttctccatctaTTGTGTCTGGAAAATCTTCATg GCAACCATCAATATTGTATTTGACCGTGTGGGGAAGACTGATCCAGTCACAAGAGGAATTGAGATCACTGTAAATTACCTGGGAATCCAATTTGAT GTAAAATTCTGGTCTCAGCACATTTCCTTTATTCTTGTTGGAATAATCATTGTTACCTCTATCAGAGGATTGTTAATCACACTTACAAAG TTCTTCTATGCCATTTCCAGCAGCAAGTCCTCCAATGTTATTGTTCTGCTTTTAGCACAGATAATG ggTATGTACTTTGTGTCATCAGTGCTCCTGATCCGGATGAGCATGCCTCTAGAGTATCGCACTATTATTACGGAAGTCCTGGGAGAGCTCCAGTTCAATTTTTATCATCGTTGGTTTGATGTGATATTCCTAGTTAGTGCACTGTCCAGTATCCTCTTTCTCTATTTAGCACACAAACAAGCCCCAGAAAAGCATATGGCCCTCTAA
- the GPR89B gene encoding Golgi pH regulator B isoform X3, whose translation MRKLFKDYEVRQYVVQVIFSVTFAFSCTMFELIIFEILGVLNSSVLQMRQLTLSSRYFHWKLNLCVILLILVFMVPFYIGYFVVSNIRLLHRQKLLFACVLWLTFMYFFWKLGDPFPILSPKHGILSIEQLISRVGVIGVTLMALLSGFGAVNCPYTYMSYFLRNVTDADILALERRLLQTMDMIVSKKKRIAVAHRTMFQRGEVHNKPTGFWGMIKSVTTSVAGSENLSLIQQEVDALEELSRQLFLETADLHATKERIEYSKTFQGKYFNFLGYFFSIYCVWKIFMATINIVFDRVGKTDPVTRGIEITVNYLGIQFDVKFWSQHISFILVGIIIVTSIRGLLITLTKFFYAISSSKSSNVIVLLLAQIMGMYFVSSVLLIRMSMPLEYRTIITEVLGELQFNFYHRWFDVIFLVSALSSILFLYLAHKQAPEKHMAL comes from the exons ATGCGTAAGCTCTTCAAGGATTATGAG GTACGACAGTATGTGGTCCAGGTGATCTTCTCTGTGACTTTTGCCTTCTCTTGTACCATGTTTGAACTCATCATCTTTGAGATTTTGGGAGTGCTGAACAGCAG TGTCTTGCAGATGAGACAACTGACTTTGAG CTCTCGATATTTTCACTGGAAGCTGAACCTGTGTGTCATTTTGCTCATCCTAGTCTTCATGGTACCCTTCTACATCGGTTACTTTGTTGTGAGCAATATCAGATTAT TGCACagacagaaactgctttttgcGTGTGTTCTGTGGTTGACATTCATGTATTTCTTCTGGAAGTTGGGGGATCCATTTCCTATCCTCAGCCCAAAACATG GAATCCTGTCTATAGAACAGCTCATCAGCCGTGTGGGTGTGATTGGGGTGACACTGATGGCGTTGCTGTCAGGATTTGGGGCTGTCAACTGTCCATACACTTACATGTCCTACTTTCTCAG GAATGTGACAGATGCAGATATTCTGGCTTTGGAGCGACGACTCCTTCAGACTATGGACATGATTgttagcaagaaaaaaag gaTAGCAGTGGCTCATAGGACAATGTTCCAGAGAGGAGAAGTGCATAACAAACCCACTGGCTTCTGGGGAATGATAAAAAGTGTTACAACATCTGTTGCAGGCAGTGAAA ATCTGTCCCTTATCCAGCAAGAAGTGGATGCCCTAGAAGAGCTGAGTCGGCAGCTTTTTCTGGAAACTGCTGACTTGCATGCAACAAAG GAGAGAATAGAATACTCCAAAACTTTTCAGGGAAAATACTTCAAttttttgggttattttttctccatctaTTGTGTCTGGAAAATCTTCATg GCAACCATCAATATTGTATTTGACCGTGTGGGGAAGACTGATCCAGTCACAAGAGGAATTGAGATCACTGTAAATTACCTGGGAATCCAATTTGAT GTAAAATTCTGGTCTCAGCACATTTCCTTTATTCTTGTTGGAATAATCATTGTTACCTCTATCAGAGGATTGTTAATCACACTTACAAAG TTCTTCTATGCCATTTCCAGCAGCAAGTCCTCCAATGTTATTGTTCTGCTTTTAGCACAGATAATG ggTATGTACTTTGTGTCATCAGTGCTCCTGATCCGGATGAGCATGCCTCTAGAGTATCGCACTATTATTACGGAAGTCCTGGGAGAGCTCCAGTTCAATTTTTATCATCGTTGGTTTGATGTGATATTCCTAGTTAGTGCACTGTCCAGTATCCTCTTTCTCTATTTAGCACACAAACAAGCCCCAGAAAAGCATATGGCCCTCTAA